DNA sequence from the Caulobacter segnis genome:
TCGACTATCAGACCTATGCCGACGCTGAGGCGGCCCTGGGCTGGCTGAACGCCACGGTCGCGATCTCCTCCGACCAGCCCTTCCAGCCTCGTGACATCGCCGAGACCTTCATGCGGCGGGCCCACGCCCACGCCAACGCGGTAGGCATGGGCGTGGCCCATCTCAAGGCGATGGTCGCCAGCGGCAAGGCCAGCGACCGCATCGCCCTGACCGACGGCGGCGGCGTCCCGCAATGGACCGGCACGGGGATCTTCCCGACCGCCCAGACGGCGTCGCTGATCATCAACGCGCGGATGGGCGCGCAGCCGCAGTCGCTGACCGAACTGGTCGAGACCGCCCTGGCCCAGAGCGCCGACGCGCTCGGCGTGAAGGCCACGGTCAGCCATATCGAGTGCTTCACGCCGTCGCCGCCGACCCCCGTGCATCGGTTCGACGTCCTGGCGGAGGCGGTGGCGTGAAGGTCGCCAGCGTTCTGCGCCTGGCCGGGGAATATGTCAGGCCCGACGACGAGCGCATCGACAGCCTGACCCCCGAGGAGGTCCGGGCGCTGCTGGGCCAGCCCGGCGTTCACATCTTCGACTGCAACCTCGAGCCCGACTGGGCCAAGAGCCATATCCCCGGTGCGGTCAATGTCGGCATCGACGACTATCCGATCGAGCGCCTGCCGGCCGATCGCGAGGCGCGGCTGATCTTCTACTGCTCGGCGACCTATTGCCTGGCTTGCCATATGGGCGCCCGCCGCGCCCTGGCCTTCGGCTATCGCCGCGTCTTCATCATGCCGGAGGGCCGCCGCGGCTGGTCGGCGCGGGGCTATCCGTTCGAGGCCGCGCCGACGGCGGTCGGTAATCTGGGGCGGGCCGCGCCCTGAGCTTTCCAGGCCGGACACGGTTCCGGCGAGACGAACCAAGGATGGAGCAAGACATGGCCAGAGAAGCAAGAGCCCGGACCGTCGAGCGTGCGACGGACGAAGATCGCGACCGCGACGCCCGCAACGTCCGCAACGATGTCCAGGACGTCTGGGAGTCGGGGCGGGACGTCTGGGATGGCGGCTGCCGTTTGTTGAGCAACCTGGTGATCGGGGTCGGCGAGGCCCTCGCGCCGCCGACCTACTATCGTCGTCGCGTCGAGCGCGACTATGACGACGCCGGCGGCGTCAAGACGACCACCACGGTCCGCAAGGACGTCGAATAAGCGCCCTTGGCCAGCGTCGCGCGGCCTCCCCGGGCCGCGCGACGTCCTGGCCGGCAGGATCCCGGCCGATGAGCGCTCCGATCCCCGAGGTGGCCGAAAGGCACGAGGCGTTCCGCGCGCGGGTGCTCTCGCGTTGGGGGCGCTGGTACTCGCCTTGGGCTCATCTGCTGGTGCCCGGCGCGGTCGGACTTGGCCTGATCGCCGCGGCCCTGGCGCTGGTTCACCGGCCCGGCGCGGTGGTGCTGAGCCTGGCGGCCGCGTGGACGTTGGCGCTGAACGGGCTGGAGTGGTTCATCCATCGCAACCTGCTGCATCGGGGGCGATGGGCCTTCTACGATCGCCACACACCCGAGCATCACGGGTTCTTCCAGACCGACACCATGGAGATCCGCTCCACCCGAGAGTTCGCGGTCGTGCTGATCCCGGGCTATGCACTGTTGACCATCTTCGTGGGCCTGGCGCCGATCGCCCTGGGCCTGGGCGTGATCAACCGCAACCTCGGCCTTCTGTTCTACGCGATCAGCATCGCCTACGTGCTGGCCTACGAATGGCTGCACCTGGTCTATCACTTGCGGCCGCCCACGGGCGGCTGGCCAAGCTGGCTGGAGGCCTTGCGACGCCACCATGCGGCCCATCACGATCCCAGCCTGATGAACGACTGGAACTTCAACACCACCGTGCCGCTGTGGGACTGGCTGGCCGGCACGGGGCGTCGGCGTGAGCCGTCGGGCGTCGCGACGCCGGCGGCGCCCGAGGCCAAGACCTAGGCGGGGCTATTGGGCGGCGACCAGCGCGCTGTCGCGCTTGGCGAAGAACTTCTGAATGGCCGCGGAGTTGTCGATCACCCGCTGCTGGCAGATCGCGACGCTCGCCAGGGTGGCTTGCGGGAAGACGAGGCCCGCCGCCTGTAGTTGCTGCAGGGCGCCCGTCTCGAAGCGCCAGCGTCGGCCGATGATCTGCAGGTTCACCGAGGCCAGGCCCAGAAGGGCGCGCTGGGCCGGGGGGATCTCCCGCGTCGGGATCGACTCCATGTCCTCGTAGTAGATCGTCTGGCGAGGCCGATTGCAGGCCGCCAGCCAGATCTCCCAGAGATCACGCACCGACGGCGTCTGGCGGTCGTCGGAGACGATGTTGACGATCGGCTGATCGAGCGGTCCCGCCCAGGCGGCCATGAACGCGGCCTGGAAGGCGTCCTGATGGACGAGGTTGGCCGGCTGCGAGGGGGCGTAGGCGTGGATCGTATCGTGCCACTCGCGGCACAGAAGGCGCTCGATGCCCGACCACAGCTGGTAGAGGCCATAGCGCTTGCCGCTGTAGCGACCATCGCGGCTGTGACCGATGACGATGGACGGGCGCAGGATCAGATAGGGCAGGCCGCTGGCGGCCACCAAGTGCTCGGCCGCCCGCTTGGTCAGGGTGTAGTCGGTGGGGTCGGCCTGAGGCTCGGCGTGCAGGGCCTCGGGGACGTCGCCGTCGACATAGCCGCTGCTGAAGGCCGTCGAGACATGGACGAACCGCTTGACGCCGACGCGCCGCGCCTGGTCCAGCAAGGCGGCGGTCAGGCCGACATTGACCGCCTGCAGCGCTTCACGATCGAAATAGTCGAGGCACGCGGCGCAGTGTACGACCTCGTCGACCTCGAAGGCCAGCAGGGCCGCGTCCAGATCGGCGAGGCTCGCGAGCGGCGGTAGGGCTTCCAATTGGATCCGCTCGACCTGCGCCGCGGCGGCCGGATCGTTGGCCAGGGCCGCCAGTTCCGCGGCGATGGGGTGGAGCACGGCGTCGCGATCGCGGCCCGCTCGCACCGGGGCGAGGATCCGAAGCTCAGGATCGGCCGCGAGCAGGCTGGCGGCGATCAGGCCGCCCAGATAGCCGGACGCGCCGGTGAGTAGGATGCGCCGGCCTGGCCTCATTGGGTCGTCACGGCGCCCGGGCCACAGCAGGCCGCGCCACCCTGGCCACTGAACATCTGCCCGTAGCCCTCATAGGCCGACATGCTGGCGATCAGCGGGTTGGTCACCGCCGGATCGAACAGGCTGTCGAGGGTTTCGACATAGCTCTCCAGCGCCTGCAGCTTCAGCTGCTCGATATCGGTGCGGATGCTGTCGAGGGTCAGGCTGCCGCACTCGATGTTGAGCTCGTCGCAGAGGAAATGGCAGCTGGTGCTGATCATCCCGAAGAGCTCGGGCATCACCCGGTGATGGGCCCAGACCAGGGCGTCATGGACGCCGGCGCGGTCTTCCTCCAGCAGCTGGCGGATACGGTGCTTGCCGATCTCCAGGTGCTCCAGCTCGTCGGCCAGGATGTTGCGGGCCACCGCCGCCGTCTTCGGATCGGTCTCGGCCTCGTTGGCCAGGGTCCGGTAGAGCATGATGGCCATGGTCTCGGTCATCAGGTCCTGGATGATCAGGCAGGCCGCCAGATCGCGCTTCTGCACGGCCGCCTGGAAGTGCTTGCGGACCTGGTTCCACTGCGGCTCGACGATGCGGCGCTGGACGGCGACGTCGAGCGTCTTGCCCAGCTTGGACAGCAGCAGGATGTGCTTGCACTCCTCCTTGGCCTGCTCGACCGTCTCGATCTTGGCCGCGCTGGTCGGCATCAGATGGACCATCTCGGAGTAATTCTCGATGGCCATGATCTCGCCGGCGATGGCGTTCGAGACGATGTAGGCGATCAGGTTGTAGTAGCGCTGGTCAAAGGCCTTGGCCGTGGGGGCCGCGGTCGTCTCGTCGATCGGGGTGACCAAGGTCATGGGCGCACTCCTTGCTCCGGCGGGGCAGGGCCCGCCGGTCGCGCTGTCGGTTCGTGGCGAAACGCTTAGTGCTTACGCAGGAAGTCCAAGCCGACATTGGCTCGGCCGGGCGCCTCGTAGGACGCCATGCCGGCGATCAGCTGGTTGGTGATCTTCGGGTCGAACGCGGCCTTTTCGAGCATGGCCACGTAGTGTTCGAGCGCGGTGATCTTCAGAAGCTCCAGGTCGATCTCGGCGCTGGGCTTCTCGACCATCGTGCAGTCGAGGCTCTTGGTGTCGCACAGGAAGTCGCACGACTGGTGGATCATCTCGAAGAGGGCGGGCATCACGCGGTTGTGGGCCCACAGTAGGGCGTCGTTGACCGCGTCGGGATCCTTCCTCATCTCGGCCTGGATCCGCCGCACGCCGATGTCGAGGTGCTCCAGTTCGTCCTTCAGCAGGGCCGCGGCCGTGCTGGTGGTCTCGTGGTCCTCGTTGGCGGCGCTGGCGAACACCTTGTAGAGGCCGATGGCCAGGCTCTCGACCATCAGGTCCTGGATGATCAGGCAGGCCGGCAGATCCTTCTTGCGCACGGCCTCGTGGAAGCTGGCGCGGATCGACTCCCATTGCGGCTCGACCATGGTGTCGTCCACGTCGAAGTCGAGCCTGGCGGCCAGCTTTTCCAGGAGGAGGATGTGTTTGCACTCCTCCTTGGCCTGGTTGACCGTCTCGATCTTGGCGTCGGTGTCCGGCATCAGATGGACCATCTCGGAATAGTTCTCGATGGCCATGATCTCACCCTTGCGGGCGTTCGAAACGACAAAGGACAGCAGTTTCAGATAGCCGTCGCTACGCTCCATGCGCGGCTTCGGAAGCGTGGTGACCTGACCAAGACCGTCGTGCATGGCTCGCTCCAATGAAAAGGGGATTTTCAAGCGGAACTGGGAGCGCGAAGGCGCTCATGGTGGAGGCTCGACACTGGAGCCTCAGTAAGCACGCAACATTCGGGATAATACCGATAGTTGCATCTATCGCAAAGTGCTATTTTCGACTCTGACGGGTATGGCCGTCATTTTCAACTTGGCGCCAAAAGTTCGGGAGTTGCGCATGACAGCCCACCGATACCGCTCGGAACGGGTCTACGAGGACCGTTGGGGCTTGAGGACGACGCGGGCTTCCAGCGCGCTCGGCCGGTTCTGCACGGCCTGGTTCGACGCTGGGCGAGACTTCGGCTTTGGCGCGGCCCATCTGGTTCTGCGAACGGCCGAGGACCTGACCGACACGGCCTGTGGAGGCGGACGGGCGGCGTCCGAACCCGCCGACCGGGCGCGAACCGTCGAGACCGAAACGGTCGAGGTCAGGCGGCGAGCGCCCCGCGCTTGAGAAAGATGTCGACGGCGGCGTCGACCACCAGGTCGATGATCAGCTCGACCACGGCGGCGAACACCGTGCCGCCCAGGCCGATCTCCTCGACATAGCGGGCCAGGGCGCGCTTGACGAGATCGATGCGCGCCTCGCGGTCCAGATCGACGAACTCGTAGCTCCAGTGAATGACGATCGACAACGCGTCGACGCCGGCCCGCATCTCCTTGCCGTGCTCGCCGATCCAGGTGACGAGATCGAAGGCGTCCTGCAGAACGCGCTGGACGGGAGGCTTGCCGGTCGCGTCCGTCTCGGCGTCCCACTGCTGGACGATGACGTCCACCTTGGCCTGCAGGCGCGGCGGCAGGCGCGGGGGGCGCAGCAGCCAGGCGATCAGGCGCTCCATCAAGGACTGCTTCCGCGCCGAAAACCGCGCGCGTAGTCGTACGACGGTCGGCCCCCGGACCAGCAACGGCCTTGGCGGCGCCTTGTCCAGGCGCGCGTTGCGCCAGAGGGCCCGATCCGGATCGGGCGCATTGACCAGGTCGATGATGAACGAGACGGTGGCCCGGGTGACCAGATCGATCACCACGGGACGGACGAACCGCGGGATATCGGGCAGCGGCGCGTCGTCGAGGAAGCGGCGCGCCAGCTGGAAGGCGACGCCGCGCACCCGTTGAAGCTTCAGGGCGCCCGCGCCATCGCCATAGTCGGCCTCGACCGTCAGGCAGACGTCCTCGATCAGATCGATCCAGGCCACGAGCGCGCGACCGTAGGCGTCGCGATGGCTGTCGAGATGATCGATCAGGGCGGTCAGGTCGCTGCGGACCTCGGGCGTCAGCGCCGCGTCGAGGTCGCGGCTGAGCTTCCAGAAGTCCTCGATCAGTTCGTCGGCCTCGGCCTCGAGGGCCGGGTCGCGGGCACGGGACCGACAGAGGTCGTCAAGCACCCGGCGCAACGAGATCGGGACGCAGCCCGAACCGGGCGGGGACGCGGCGCGGGTCGTCATTTCAACCTCCACCAGGTCAGGGCCATGGCGGCGTAGAGGCCGCCCAGGGCGATCCACAGGACCGTCGACAGGGCGGGCGAGGGGGCGCCGGCCAGCAGGGTCGCGGGACCCAGAGACAGCACCGCCAGGGTCACCAGCCGTGTCCGCCGGTTGGCCAGGCGTCGGTCCTCCGTCGACTGGCGGCTCTGGGTCGACAGGACGAAGCGGCCCTCGGCCAGATCGGCCAACAGTTCCTGGAGTTGTCCGGGAGCGGCCCGCGCCGTATCGGCGAGGCGCAGCAGCCAGGCGATGACCGCGTCCGGCTCCAGGCCGGAGAGCAGTTGCTGCACCGGCGCTCCGGCGAAGAAGCGGCGGCCGACCGTGGCGAGATCGGCCTTGGCGCCCAGCTGTCGGGCGACGGCTTCGACCGTCAGCAGGGCTCGATACATCGACAACAACGCCTTGGGCAGGCGCACCCTGTGTCGACGCGCCAGCTGCATCAGGACGATCATGTAGCCGGAGGTTGGATTGGCCTCCGGTGCGTCGAGACCGCGCGCCAGGAAGTCGTTGGTCTCGGCGATGAAGTCGCGCCGGAAGGCGGCCGGGTCGCCGCCGGCGGAGAAGTCGAGCACGCTGACCAGGGCCCGGTGCATGGCTTCGACGTCATGGGCGTAGAGCGCGGCCAGGTACTGCGCCTGGGCGGCGCGCAGCGCCGGCGTCAGGGTGTCCGTCAGGCCGCAGTCGACCAGGCCGATGCGGTCGTCCGGCAAGGCGATCAGGTTGCCGGGATGGGGGTCGGCATGGAAGCGACCGCCGTCGAAGACCTGGTGGAAGACCGTCGCGATCAGGTTCTCGGCCAGGCGTTCGCGATCGAAGCCGCGACGCTCGATCGTCGTTTCGTCCCCGGCGCGTCGCTGGGCGATCAGCTCGCTGAACGGAACGCCTTGCAGATAGTCGGCGGTCAGGACCCGCCGGGTGCAGAGGCTCGGCAGCGGCTCTGGAATTCGCAGCCACTCGGGCGTCGCGCCGCCTCGCAAGGCCTGCTGGTTTTCCAGCTCGATGCCGAAATCCAGTTCCTGGCGAAGCCAGCGCTCGATCTCGTCGATGACGTCCAGCGGCGACAGCGCGCGGCCCAGGTCCGTGACCATCAGGCCCCGCGCCAACAGGCGGCTCAGGCGTAAGGTGCGGTCGATCTGTCGCTGCAGATCCGGGCGCTGGACCTTGACCGCGACCAGCCGTCCTTCGTGGGTGCGGGCCAGATGGACCTGAGCGATCGAGCCGGCCGCCAGCGGGCGCTTGCGGATCGAGGCGAACACCGTTTCCGGGGGAGCGCCCAGCTCTGCCTCCAGAATGCCCCGGATGGTTTCCCAGGGGACCTCTGGAGCGTGGTCGACCAGCCTCAGCAGTTCATCGCAATAGGCCTGCGGCAGGAGGTCGGGGCGCATGGCCAGGTACTGCCCGACCTTGACGAAGGGCGGGCCAAGGCGCGCCAGTCGGGCGACGAAGCGCTGGGGCGCGGCGGCGGAGGCGCTTCCGTCAGCCATGCCCGCGTCTCCAGCCCTGGAACGCGACGATCAAGGTCGCGCCGCCGAGCGCGACAAGGCCCGCCACGACGCTACTTTCCGTCATCCCCAGTCGTTCGGCCGCGATTGCCGCGCCCAGGGTCGTCAAGGCCAGGATCAGGGCGCCGATCTGCCATTTCGTGGGGGCGTCGCCATGGCTGGTCTCGTGGATCGACAGAGGCCAGGCTTCACGGCCGCCGGCGAGGCGTGGGAGGTGATCTGGTCCGTCCCGGCAAATCGCCAGAGCCGCGCGCCCCGGCCTCGCGTCGCCAAGGAGGGCCAGGACCCGTTCAGCCGCCCCCGGACGGATTTCGATAAAGAACGCCCGCATCACGTCCAGCAGCTCGAAGCTCTCGCGAAAGCGAAGGGCCGTGGCGTCCAGCACGATCAGGGTGCGCCAGAAGAGCAGGGTGTCCAGGCCCATGCGCACCTTGTTGTCACGGATCGCGCCGATGAATTCGCCCACATACTTGCCCAGGTGACGGTCGGCGGGCGGCGTGTCTGGGTTGGCGGACGCCGCTCGCCAGCGCTCGAAGATCGCCTCGATGTCCGTGCGCAGGCGGCGATGGTCGGTCTGGTCGGTCGGGATCAGCAGGCGCATGAAATGCCGATAGGCCGCAGCCAGGTCGCCGATCGCCACGCTCTCGATATAGGCCGAGAAGGTCTCGCGACGCGCGTCGGACAATTGGCCGAAGATCCCGAAATCGACGAAGCAGACGGTCCCGTCGTCGCGGACGAAGATGTTGCCGGGGTGAGGATCGGCATGAAAGAAGCCGGTCACGAACAGCTGGCGCAGACAGGCGCGGGCGAGGTTTCGGGCCACGAGATCAAGGTCCAGCCCCGGCGGGGCGGGGCGATCTCCCCGCCCGATGATGTCGGACAGGCGGTGGCCGACGATCAGCTCCATGGTCAGCACGCGCTGGGTGGAGTGGCTCCAGTAGATGCGGGGGGCGTATTCGTTGGGCCCGGCGTTGGCGCGCAGGCGCTCGGCGGTTCGGCCTTCGGTGCGAAAATCCAGCTCCCGCGCGGTGAAGCGCTCGAACTCGGCTACCGCCGCCCGGATCGACTGGGGACCGACCACGCCCATGCGATCGACCAGATCGGCCAGGCGCGAAAGATTGCGCATGTCGGCGGCGAAGATCGTCGCCACGCCCGGGCGCTGCACCTTCACGGCCACGATCTCGCCGCCGGCCAGCCGTGCGCGATGGACCTGGGCGACGGAGGCGGCCGCCAGCGGCGTCCAGTCGAAGCTCGCGAACACGGACTCCGGCGCGGCGCCGAACTCGGTTTCCAGCACCCGCCGGAACTGGTCCTCGGGGATCGGCGCGACATCGTCGAAGAGCTGGGCCAGTTCCTGGCAAACGGCCTCGGGCAGGATGTCGAAGCGCATGGCCATGAACTGGCCGAGCTTCACATAGGTCAGACCCAGTTCCTGCAGCGCCGCGCGCAGCCGGGCTCCGACCAGCGCCGCGCTGGGGCGGCGTCCGACCAAGGCCAGCAGCGCGAGCGGGAGGAGCCGGCGGGCGAGCGTCAGCAGAAGACGTGTCAGCCGCTTCAGATCGAGACCGAAGCGCGCGCCGCGGCCCCGCGCCGCGCGCCGTTCCGAGACCTCCAGCCTTGCCGCCGCTTCGCCGGTCGTGGCCACATTCGCCCCTTTTAGGTGCTCGGCCGCCAGGATGGACGTCAGCCCGGCCGTGTCAGCTTATACTCGCCGTTGCGAGTTCAGAAGCGCCGCCTAACCGACGGAGGCGGCCTCTCCGACGGGCGTCGCGACCGGGTCCTGGCGCCTGGCGACCTGGACGCCGCCGGCCTGCAGCAACCATCCGAACAGCAGGCTCGCCGCCGCCGCGCCGACCAACTGGGCCAGGATGAAGGACGGCGCCGAGCTTGGCGCGATGCCGGCGAAGGTATTGGACAGGCTGCGCGCCACCGTCACGGCCGGGTTGGCGAACGAGGTCGAGGCCGTGAACCAGTAGGCGGCGGTGATGTAGAGACCCACCGCGACCGGCGTGAAATCGACCTTGAAGCGCACGACCCCGAGAATGGTGGCCAGCAGGCCGAACGTCGCGACGAACTCGGAAAAGGCCTGGGCCGGCCCGTCGCGCAGCTTCGTCGACACCTGGAAGATCGCCTCGCCGAACATGGCGTGCGCCGCCCACACGCCCAGGATGGCGCCGATGACCTGACACGGGAGATAGGCCGCGGCGATCTTCCAGGGCAGTTCTCGCCGCAGCGCCATGACGAGGCTGACGGCCGGATTGAAGTGCGCGCCGGAGATCGGCCCGAACAGGGTGATCAACACGACCAGCGCCGCGCCCGTCGCCACGGTGTTGCCCAGCAGCGCGATGGCCGTGTTACCGGCCGCCAGTTCTTCGCCCATGATCCCCGAGCCGATGACGACGGCGAGGAGCATGGCTGTTCCGAGCGTCTCGGCGACCAGCCGCCGAGCGAGATTGAAGTCCGTCATGGCGATCCTCGAGGTCTGGGCTTCCTGGCCTTCGGGTGGGAAGCTGAGGTTGCGGCGAAGAGATTGGATGAAGAGCTTACGGCCTTCGACCAGCCTGGAGCTGCGCTTGGTGCTCTCGCCAGGCATGGTAGGGCAGCAGCGCGGATGACCAGTTGAAGGTCTTCAAGCGTTCTGCCGGAATTCGATCGGCGATCCTTGCGTGCAAGCTCGGCAGTGTCGTCCAGTGGGCCCGGGGATCGATGTGGTGGGCCGTGTGGTAGCCGAAGTTGTTGATCCGCCAGTTGAAGGAGCGACTGAGGGAGTTGTTGGCGAAGTTGAAGCCTTCGTCCGTGCATCCGTAGTGGTTCAGGTAGTCCACATAGCGGGTCATCGCGAAGATCACGATGTACCACGGCGTCAGGAAGAGCAGCGTCTCCAGCGGCCTGTAGACGAGCAGCGCCGCGTAGAACGCGATGAACAGCACCTGCTCCACGAACGCGGCCCTGAAATTGATCGGCTTGGTCTCGTTTCCGAGAACGCCCTTCTTGTAGGACTCCCGGAGCGGCCGCCAATAGGTGATCCAGATATTGCCGAACGCGTAGGAAAGGGCGGCGCGCACGCTGTAGCGCTCCAGAGTCCAATCGAGGCTCCGCAGCGTATAGGGCTCGTCCTGGCCGCGATGATGGCCAAAGACATGCTGGATGCGCCAGTTGGCGCTTGTCATGCCCGTCACCGAGCCAAGCGCCGCGTCGATCAGGCGGTTGAAGGTCTGGCTGGTCGTGAACGGTCGATGGACATGGATGTGCAGCAGGTAGTTCAGGTCCACGATCCACGCCATGAGAAGCACCACGTAGACAGCGAGCTCCGCGCGGCTCGAGAGGCCATGATAGAACGGATAGAAGAACACGGCGGGCGCCGCGAGCGACAATGCGATGTTGATCCAGTCCTGGCGGTAGGGAACGAGCTTGCCTTTACCCTGAGCGGCGTCCATGGCGATCTCCGTTCGGTGACCCGGCTAACATCTCCACGCTAAAGCTTGAACACACTGATCGACCGCGAAGCCGAGGCCCGAGCGGCTGGGGCTCGCCAGTTGGCGCGAGTGACCCCCAAATTCGTGTATAACGATAGTGTACGGCGAATTGATCGCCGAGGGAATATGGCGTGACGATCGTGATCGAGGGCGCCTTCAATGGCTAAGCGGGCGCGTGGCGCCCGGCGAGCTCACGATCGCCAGTCTCGGAATGTAAGTATCCGACGCAGCGCTCGGGGGAGCATCTCTGTGGTTGCCGCCGCCATCACGCGTGAACGGTCTATTTTCGCGCTCTGCGGCGCCGAGACCCGAATGGAGACTCGTCTATTCGATCTTCGGCGTCCGGATTAATGGTGGCCGAGTAGTTCGCGGCCCAGTCATGATGCGCGTCGCGGCGGTTGATGTGGGGGGATGGGCCGGTACGTTTCCCGATCTTTTTGGGCGGCGGCGCCCTGGATCCTCTACGCCGTTGCTTCGAGAAGAGCTCCAAGTTCGCCCTGCCGCGGCGCCGCGACAGGGCGACATGATCGTCATCCGATGGCGCGTTGGCGCTAGAAAACGTGGCGAACGCCCACCGTGCCCGAGACGCTGGACAGCTTGGGCTCGTAGCTGGTCTTGGGGGCCGCATTGACGCCGTCGTACTTCAGGCGGCTGGTCTGGGCGTAGCGGACGCCGACTTCCAGCGTGGTCTTGGGCGCCATGCGCACCCCGATGCCGGCGTCGGCGTGCCACATCAGGCCCCAGTCCTTGCCTTCGAAGCCGCTCGTCTGGCCGCTGCCGATCCGCGAGCCCGTCAACTCCGTCTGGACCCGCGCCGCGCCGACGCCGCCGCCGACATAGGGAACGATCCGCGCGGTGACCGGGATGTCGACATAGCCGGCCAGCGTCATGCTGAGCGACTTGGTGGAGCCTTCGCCGTTGAAGCCGCTGGATGTCAGATCCTTGGCGTTGAGCTCGTTCTTGCCGTAGCCCAGGGTCTGTTCGATGCGGAAACGACCGAAGTCGTAGCCCGCACCGATCTGGCCGGTGAAGCCGGTCTTGTACTTGGCGTCGTCAGGGAAGGCGGCGGAGAGGTCGTCGACATCGATCTTCTGC
Encoded proteins:
- a CDS encoding fatty acid desaturase codes for the protein MDAAQGKGKLVPYRQDWINIALSLAAPAVFFYPFYHGLSSRAELAVYVVLLMAWIVDLNYLLHIHVHRPFTTSQTFNRLIDAALGSVTGMTSANWRIQHVFGHHRGQDEPYTLRSLDWTLERYSVRAALSYAFGNIWITYWRPLRESYKKGVLGNETKPINFRAAFVEQVLFIAFYAALLVYRPLETLLFLTPWYIVIFAMTRYVDYLNHYGCTDEGFNFANNSLSRSFNWRINNFGYHTAHHIDPRAHWTTLPSLHARIADRIPAERLKTFNWSSALLPYHAWREHQAQLQAGRRP
- a CDS encoding SDR family oxidoreductase; protein product: MRPGRRILLTGASGYLGGLIAASLLAADPELRILAPVRAGRDRDAVLHPIAAELAALANDPAAAAQVERIQLEALPPLASLADLDAALLAFEVDEVVHCAACLDYFDREALQAVNVGLTAALLDQARRVGVKRFVHVSTAFSSGYVDGDVPEALHAEPQADPTDYTLTKRAAEHLVAASGLPYLILRPSIVIGHSRDGRYSGKRYGLYQLWSGIERLLCREWHDTIHAYAPSQPANLVHQDAFQAAFMAAWAGPLDQPIVNIVSDDRQTPSVRDLWEIWLAACNRPRQTIYYEDMESIPTREIPPAQRALLGLASVNLQIIGRRWRFETGALQQLQAAGLVFPQATLASVAICQQRVIDNSAAIQKFFAKRDSALVAAQ
- a CDS encoding ABC1 kinase family protein, which produces MADGSASAAAPQRFVARLARLGPPFVKVGQYLAMRPDLLPQAYCDELLRLVDHAPEVPWETIRGILEAELGAPPETVFASIRKRPLAAGSIAQVHLARTHEGRLVAVKVQRPDLQRQIDRTLRLSRLLARGLMVTDLGRALSPLDVIDEIERWLRQELDFGIELENQQALRGGATPEWLRIPEPLPSLCTRRVLTADYLQGVPFSELIAQRRAGDETTIERRGFDRERLAENLIATVFHQVFDGGRFHADPHPGNLIALPDDRIGLVDCGLTDTLTPALRAAQAQYLAALYAHDVEAMHRALVSVLDFSAGGDPAAFRRDFIAETNDFLARGLDAPEANPTSGYMIVLMQLARRHRVRLPKALLSMYRALLTVEAVARQLGAKADLATVGRRFFAGAPVQQLLSGLEPDAVIAWLLRLADTARAAPGQLQELLADLAEGRFVLSTQSRQSTEDRRLANRRTRLVTLAVLSLGPATLLAGAPSPALSTVLWIALGGLYAAMALTWWRLK
- a CDS encoding sterol desaturase family protein — its product is MSAPIPEVAERHEAFRARVLSRWGRWYSPWAHLLVPGAVGLGLIAAALALVHRPGAVVLSLAAAWTLALNGLEWFIHRNLLHRGRWAFYDRHTPEHHGFFQTDTMEIRSTREFAVVLIPGYALLTIFVGLAPIALGLGVINRNLGLLFYAISIAYVLAYEWLHLVYHLRPPTGGWPSWLEALRRHHAAHHDPSLMNDWNFNTTVPLWDWLAGTGRRREPSGVATPAAPEAKT
- a CDS encoding ferritin-like fold-containing protein, with the translated sequence MHDGLGQVTTLPKPRMERSDGYLKLLSFVVSNARKGEIMAIENYSEMVHLMPDTDAKIETVNQAKEECKHILLLEKLAARLDFDVDDTMVEPQWESIRASFHEAVRKKDLPACLIIQDLMVESLAIGLYKVFASAANEDHETTSTAAALLKDELEHLDIGVRRIQAEMRKDPDAVNDALLWAHNRVMPALFEMIHQSCDFLCDTKSLDCTMVEKPSAEIDLELLKITALEHYVAMLEKAAFDPKITNQLIAGMASYEAPGRANVGLDFLRKH
- a CDS encoding rhodanese-like domain-containing protein; translation: MKVASVLRLAGEYVRPDDERIDSLTPEEVRALLGQPGVHIFDCNLEPDWAKSHIPGAVNVGIDDYPIERLPADREARLIFYCSATYCLACHMGARRALAFGYRRVFIMPEGRRGWSARGYPFEAAPTAVGNLGRAAP
- a CDS encoding ferritin-like fold-containing protein, which gives rise to MTLVTPIDETTAAPTAKAFDQRYYNLIAYIVSNAIAGEIMAIENYSEMVHLMPTSAAKIETVEQAKEECKHILLLSKLGKTLDVAVQRRIVEPQWNQVRKHFQAAVQKRDLAACLIIQDLMTETMAIMLYRTLANEAETDPKTAAVARNILADELEHLEIGKHRIRQLLEEDRAGVHDALVWAHHRVMPELFGMISTSCHFLCDELNIECGSLTLDSIRTDIEQLKLQALESYVETLDSLFDPAVTNPLIASMSAYEGYGQMFSGQGGAACCGPGAVTTQ
- a CDS encoding MIP/aquaporin family protein; the encoded protein is MTDFNLARRLVAETLGTAMLLAVVIGSGIMGEELAAGNTAIALLGNTVATGAALVVLITLFGPISGAHFNPAVSLVMALRRELPWKIAAAYLPCQVIGAILGVWAAHAMFGEAIFQVSTKLRDGPAQAFSEFVATFGLLATILGVVRFKVDFTPVAVGLYITAAYWFTASTSFANPAVTVARSLSNTFAGIAPSSAPSFILAQLVGAAAASLLFGWLLQAGGVQVARRQDPVATPVGEAASVG
- a CDS encoding ABC1 kinase family protein, whose translation is MATTGEAAARLEVSERRAARGRGARFGLDLKRLTRLLLTLARRLLPLALLALVGRRPSAALVGARLRAALQELGLTYVKLGQFMAMRFDILPEAVCQELAQLFDDVAPIPEDQFRRVLETEFGAAPESVFASFDWTPLAAASVAQVHRARLAGGEIVAVKVQRPGVATIFAADMRNLSRLADLVDRMGVVGPQSIRAAVAEFERFTARELDFRTEGRTAERLRANAGPNEYAPRIYWSHSTQRVLTMELIVGHRLSDIIGRGDRPAPPGLDLDLVARNLARACLRQLFVTGFFHADPHPGNIFVRDDGTVCFVDFGIFGQLSDARRETFSAYIESVAIGDLAAAYRHFMRLLIPTDQTDHRRLRTDIEAIFERWRAASANPDTPPADRHLGKYVGEFIGAIRDNKVRMGLDTLLFWRTLIVLDATALRFRESFELLDVMRAFFIEIRPGAAERVLALLGDARPGRAALAICRDGPDHLPRLAGGREAWPLSIHETSHGDAPTKWQIGALILALTTLGAAIAAERLGMTESSVVAGLVALGGATLIVAFQGWRRGHG